The following proteins are encoded in a genomic region of Capra hircus breed San Clemente chromosome 16, ASM170441v1, whole genome shotgun sequence:
- the SLC45A3 gene encoding solute carrier family 45 member 3 has translation MVQRLWASRLLRHRKAQLLLVNLLTFGLEVCLAAGITYVPPLLLEVGVEEKFMTMVLGIGPVLGLVSVPLLGSASDHWRGRYGRRRPFIWALSLGVLLSLFLIPRASRLAGLLCPDTRPLELALLILGVGLLAFCGQLCFTPLEALLSDLFRDPDHCRQAFSVYAFMIGLGGCLGYLLPAIDWDASALAPYLGTQEECLFGLLALIFLTCVAATAFVAEEAALGPAEPAEGLSAPSVPPCCPGRARLALRSLGALCPRLRRLCCRMPRALRRLFVAELCSWMAFMTFTLFYTDFVGEGLYQGVPGAEPGTEARRHYDEGIRMGSLGLFLQCAISLLFSLVMDRLVQRFGTRAVYLASVVAFPVAAGATCLSRSVAVVTASAALTGVTFSALQILPYTLASLYHREKQVFLPKYRGDDGGGASEDVVMTSFLPSPKAASPSPHGHGGPGGLLAAPPALCGASPCDGSVRTAVAEPPEARAVPGRGICLDLAILDSAFLLSQVAPSLFMGFIVQLSQSVTAYMVSAAGLGLVAIYFVTQVVFDKSDLAKYSV, from the exons ATGGTCCAGAGGCTGTGGGCAAGCCGCTTGCTGCGGCATCGGAAGGCCCAGCTCCTGCTGGTCAACCTGCTGACCTTCGGCCTGGAGGTGTGCCTGGCAGCGGGGATCACCTACGTGCCACCCCTGCTGCTGGAAGTGGGGGTGGAGGAGAAGTTCATGACCATGGTGCTGG GCATCGGTCCGGTGCTGGGTTTGGTCTCGGTCCCGCTGCTTGGCTCAGCCAGTGACCACTGGCGCGGGCGCTATGGCCGCCGGAGGCCCTTCATCTGGGCCCTGTCCCTGGGCGTTCTGCTGAGCCTCTTCCTCATCCCGAGGGCCAGCCGGCTGGCGGGGCTGCTGTGCCCGGACACCAGGCCTCTGGAGCTGGCGCTGCTGATCCTGGGCGTGGGGCTGCTGGCCTTCTGCGGCCAGCTGTGCTTCACGCCCCTCGAGGCCCTGCTCTCCGACCTCTTCCGGGACCCGGACCACTGTCGCCAGGCCTTCTCCGTCTACGCCTTCATGATCGGCCTCGGGGGCTGCCTGGGCTACCTCCTGCCCGCCATCGACTGGGACGCCAGCGCCCTGGCGCCCTACCTGGGCACCCAGGAGGAGTGCCTCTTTGGGCTGCTCGCTCTCATCTTCCTCACCTGCGTGGCGGCCACGGCGTTTGTGGCCGAGGAGGCGGCCCTGGGCCCGGCTGAGCCTGCGGAAGGGCTCTCCGCCCCCTCGGTGCCGCCCTGCTGCCCAGGCCGCGCCCGCCTGGCCCTGCGGAGCCTGGGCGCCCTCTGTCCTCGGCTGCGCCGGCTCTGTTGCCGCATGCCCCGCGCCCTGCGCCGGCTCTTCGTGGCAGAGCTGTGCAGCTGGATGGCGTTCATGACGTTCACGTTATTTTACACAGACTTCGTGGGTGAGGGGCTGTACCAGGGCGTGCCCGGGGCTGAGCCAGGCACGGAGGCCCGCAGACACTATGACGAAG ggaTCCGGATGGGCAGCCTGGGGCTGTTCCTGCAGTGTGCCATCTCCCTGCTCTTCTCCCTGGTCATGGACCGGCTGGTACAGCGGTTTGGCACCCGGGCAGTCTACTTGGCCAGCGTGGTGGCCTTCCCCGTGGCGGCTGGTGCCACGTGCCTGTCCCGCAGCGTGGCGGTGGTGACCGCCTCAGCTGCCCTCACCGGCGTCACCTTCTCTGCCCTGCAGATCCTGCCCTACACGCTCGCCTCCCTCTACCACCGCGAGAAGCAG gttTTCCTGCCCAAGTACCGAGGAGACGACGGAGGCGGTGCCAGCGAGGACGTCGTGATGACCAGCTTCTTGCCGAGCCCCAAGGCCGCATCCCCCTCCCCCCACGGACACGGGGGGCCTGGTGGCCTGCTGGCAGCCCCGCCCGCTCTCTGCGGGGCCTCTCCCTGTGACGGCTCCGTGCGCACCGCGGTGGCTGAgccgcccgaggccagggcggtCCCGGGCCGTGGCATCTGCCTAGACCTGGCCATTCTGGACAGCGCCTTCCTGCTGTCTCAGGTGGCTCCGTCTCTGTTTATGGGCTTCATCGTTCAGCTCAGCCAGTCCGTCACTGCCTACATGGTCTCGGCGGCAGGCCTGGGTctggttgccatttactttgtcaCACAGGTAGTATTTGACAAGAGTGACTTGGCCAAATACTCTGTGTAG